A single genomic interval of Anopheles marshallii chromosome 2, idAnoMarsDA_429_01, whole genome shotgun sequence harbors:
- the LOC128708162 gene encoding FGFR1 oncogene partner 2 homolog, translated as MSVTFEQIILDAKRIANRLKDREALGDALLLESESVNKHIESMRQFQDDIDILNKLARDRSNNQLITIIHQENPQIREIQQENRLLKAALEDHQHALEHIMSKYREHTQAKILNTKVNFVEAFTRHHRSADIERRDELIRQQTAKIQEMAAVMQRVSQMDEEKVNQEQEVLSKLMTENKGLRELLEISRKYGSGGQKMLVDDKSTQTDSYLLDGLIEAAVTARANVSKQTPAPASSSPPSPPQSAAVPTSGPAAIQSGASSPNASLTKPTVDDPARSPNGKSSVANPTTVSNGVATTSPSAPSAVAAPASTTSVATSSTS; from the coding sequence ATGTCTGTTACTTTTGAGCAGATTATACTCGACGCTAAGCGCATTGCCAATCGGCTCAAGGACCGAGAGGCTCTAGGAGATGCACTGCTGCTGGAATCGGAATCAGTGAACAAGCACATCGAATCGATGCGCCAGTTCCAGGACGATATCGACATACTGAACAAATTGGCACGTGATCGCTCCAACAACCAGCTGATAACGATCATCCACCAGGAGAACCCACAGATCCGCGAGATACAACAAGAGAACCGCCTGCTGAAGGCAGCGCTGGAAGACCATCAGCACGCACTAGAGCACATCATGTCTAAATACCGAGAGCACACGCAAGCAAAAATTCTCAACACGAAGGTGAACTTTGTGGAAGCATTCACACGCCACCACCGGTCGGCCGACATCGAGCGACGCGACGAGCTGATCCGACAGCAGACGGCCAAGATACAGGAAATGGCCGCTGTTATGCAGCGAGTCTCGCAGATGGACGAGGAAAAGGTCAACCAAGAGCAGGAGGTGTTGAGCAAGCTGATGACAGAAAATAAGGGACTGCGGGAACTGTTGGAAATATCGCGCAAGTACGGTTCCGGCGGCCAGAAGATGCTGGTCGACGACAAATCAACCCAAACCGATAGCTATCTGCTGGATGGTTTGATTGAAGCGGCCGTCACGGCAAGGGCAAATGTATCGAAGCAAACGCCAGCACCGGCATCAtcgtcaccaccatcaccaccacagtCTGCAGCCGTACCTACGTCGGGGCCCGCAGCTATACAGTCTGGAGCGTCATCCCCGAATGCAAGCTTAACGAAACCGACCGTCGATGATCCAGCACGTTCACCAAACGGCAAGAGTTCCGTCGCAAATCCAACAACAGTCAGTAATGGGGTAGCAACGACCTCCCCGAGCGCACCATCTGCAGTGGCAGCCCCAGCTAGCACTACTTCCGTGGCAACCTCTTCGACTTCGTGA